One genomic segment of Alicycliphilus denitrificans K601 includes these proteins:
- a CDS encoding AMP-binding protein — MESVHPSSAAPSHARGATGTPLIEQTLGDFFAGMARRQPDHEALVSRHQGLRYTYAELHRESLRLASALLGLGLAPGDRIGIWSHNNAEWVLMQLATAQVGLILVNINPAYRTAEVEYALNKVGCKALVTMPSFKTSDYLGMLRELAPEMALCAPALLAARRLPTLRSVVWIDVAGEGGEQPGALRFSELMARGDAQDARVAAIGATLKHTDPINIQFTSGTTGFPKGATLTHRNILNNGFFIGECMRLTPADRLCIPVPLYHCFGMVLGNLACITHGATIVYPSDGFDPLRVLETVQAERCTGLHGVPTMFIAELDHPRFAEFDLSTLRTGIMAGSPCPIEVMKRVQADMHMAEVTIAYGMTETSPVSCQSDTDTPLEKRVSTVGRVQPHLEVKIVDPETGAVVPRGGRGELCTRGYSVMHGYWGDPEKTREAIDADGWMHTGDLATMDGEGYVNIVGRIKDMVIRGGENLYPREIEEFLYRHPQVQDVQVVGVPDEKYGEELCAWIIAKPGTNPTEDDIRAFCKGQIAHYKVPRYIRFVTGFPMTVTGKIQKFKIRDAMKDELGLQEGKTA; from the coding sequence ATGGAGTCCGTCCACCCCTCATCGGCTGCGCCGAGCCATGCGCGTGGCGCCACCGGCACCCCGCTGATCGAGCAGACGCTGGGTGATTTCTTCGCCGGCATGGCGCGCCGCCAGCCCGACCACGAGGCACTGGTCAGCCGCCACCAGGGCTTGCGCTACACCTATGCCGAGCTGCACCGGGAGTCCCTGCGCCTGGCCAGCGCGCTGCTGGGCCTGGGCCTCGCGCCGGGCGACCGCATCGGCATCTGGTCGCACAACAACGCCGAATGGGTGCTGATGCAGCTGGCCACGGCGCAGGTTGGCCTGATCCTGGTGAACATCAACCCGGCCTACCGCACGGCCGAGGTGGAGTACGCGCTCAACAAGGTGGGCTGCAAGGCGCTGGTCACCATGCCCAGTTTCAAGACCAGCGACTACCTCGGAATGCTGCGCGAGCTGGCGCCCGAGATGGCGCTGTGCGCGCCTGCTCTGCTGGCGGCCAGGCGCCTGCCCACGCTGCGCAGCGTGGTGTGGATAGACGTGGCTGGCGAGGGCGGGGAGCAGCCCGGCGCGCTGCGCTTTTCCGAGCTGATGGCGCGCGGCGACGCGCAGGACGCGCGCGTCGCGGCCATCGGCGCCACGCTGAAGCACACCGACCCGATCAACATCCAGTTCACCAGCGGCACCACGGGCTTCCCGAAGGGCGCCACGCTCACGCACCGCAACATCCTGAACAACGGCTTCTTCATCGGCGAGTGCATGCGGCTCACGCCCGCCGACCGGCTGTGCATACCCGTGCCGCTGTACCACTGCTTCGGCATGGTGCTGGGCAACCTGGCCTGCATCACGCATGGCGCCACCATCGTCTACCCCAGCGACGGCTTCGACCCCTTGCGCGTGCTGGAGACGGTGCAGGCCGAGCGCTGCACGGGCCTGCACGGCGTGCCCACCATGTTCATCGCCGAGCTGGACCATCCGCGCTTCGCCGAGTTCGACCTCTCCACGCTGCGTACCGGCATCATGGCCGGCTCGCCTTGCCCGATCGAGGTCATGAAGCGCGTGCAGGCGGACATGCACATGGCCGAGGTGACCATCGCCTACGGCATGACCGAGACCAGCCCCGTGAGCTGCCAGAGCGACACCGACACCCCCCTGGAAAAGCGCGTGTCCACCGTGGGCCGGGTGCAGCCGCACCTGGAGGTGAAGATCGTCGATCCCGAAACCGGCGCCGTCGTGCCGCGCGGCGGGCGCGGCGAGCTGTGCACGCGCGGCTACTCGGTCATGCACGGCTACTGGGGCGACCCCGAGAAGACGCGCGAGGCCATCGACGCCGATGGCTGGATGCACACGGGCGACCTGGCCACCATGGACGGGGAGGGCTACGTGAACATCGTCGGCCGCATCAAGGACATGGTGATACGCGGCGGCGAGAACCTGTACCCGCGCGAGATCGAGGAATTCCTCTACCGCCACCCGCAGGTGCAGGACGTGCAGGTGGTGGGCGTGCCCGACGAGAAGTACGGCGAGGAGCTGTGCGCCTGGATCATCGCCAAGCCCGGCACCAACCCCACCGAGGACGACATACGCGCCTTCTGCAAAGGCCAGATCGCACACTACAAGGTGCCGCGCTACATCCGCTTCGTCACGGGCTTCCCGATGACGGTGACCGGCAAGATCCAGAAGTTCAAGATCCGAGACGCCATGAAGGACGAACTCGGCCTACAGGAAGGCAAGACAGCATGA
- a CDS encoding acetyl-CoA carboxylase biotin carboxylase subunit: MFNKILIANRGEIACRVAATARRMGVKTVAVYSDADAQAKHVAACDEAVHIGASAPKDSYLHWERIIEAAKATGAQAIHPGYGFLSENEDFAKACQSAGLVFIGPPASAISAMGLKAESKRLMAKAGVPLVPGYQGEDQDPQLLQREADAIGYPVLIKASAGGGGKGMRLVEKSEDFAAALASCQREAINSFGNDAVLVEKYVLRPRHIEIQVFGDTQGNCVYLFERDCSVQRRHQKVLEEAPAPGMTPQLRQKMGEAAVAAAKAVGYVGAGTVEFIVEQPGGYDQPEAMKFYFMEMNTRLQVEHPVTEAITGEDLVEWQLRVASGQPLPKRQDELRITGHAIEARICAENPDNNFLPATGRLDVYRKPACTSFERSMVRVDDGVREGDAISPFYDSMIAKLIVHGDTREQALARLDDALAQTHIVGLATNVQFLRHVAGSDAFARARLDTALIQREEAVLFGQEKVGLPLAAAAAVASQLQREQAGQGADPFSRRDGWRSLIPCRRRFEFDFGGQHAKAWLTYERDGGYGLEVGEGEAAVHGPLAFAPAAGGGMDLQYAGQRTQAVVHAQGETDHIFTPRGATRIEALDLLAHAGESASEGGRLTAPMPGKVVSFAVQAGDKVAKGQALAVMEAMKMEHTIAAPADGVVAELLYAPGDQVTEGAELLRLSAA; the protein is encoded by the coding sequence ATGTTCAACAAGATCCTGATTGCAAACCGCGGTGAGATCGCCTGCCGCGTCGCCGCCACCGCGCGCCGCATGGGCGTGAAGACCGTGGCCGTCTACTCCGACGCCGACGCCCAGGCCAAGCACGTGGCCGCGTGCGACGAGGCCGTGCACATCGGCGCCAGCGCGCCCAAGGACAGCTATCTGCACTGGGAGCGCATCATCGAGGCCGCCAAGGCCACGGGCGCCCAGGCCATCCACCCCGGCTACGGCTTCCTGTCCGAGAACGAGGACTTCGCCAAGGCCTGCCAGAGCGCCGGCCTGGTCTTCATCGGCCCGCCCGCCAGCGCCATCTCGGCCATGGGCCTGAAGGCCGAGTCCAAGCGCCTGATGGCCAAGGCCGGCGTGCCGCTGGTGCCGGGCTACCAGGGCGAGGACCAGGACCCGCAGCTGCTGCAGCGCGAGGCCGACGCCATAGGCTACCCCGTGCTCATCAAGGCCAGCGCCGGCGGCGGCGGCAAGGGCATGCGCCTGGTCGAGAAAAGCGAGGACTTCGCGGCCGCGCTGGCGTCCTGCCAGCGCGAGGCCATCAACAGCTTCGGCAACGACGCGGTGCTGGTCGAGAAATACGTGCTGCGCCCGCGCCACATCGAGATCCAGGTGTTCGGCGACACGCAGGGCAACTGCGTCTACCTGTTCGAGCGCGACTGCTCCGTGCAGCGGCGCCACCAGAAGGTGCTGGAGGAGGCCCCCGCGCCGGGCATGACGCCGCAGCTGCGCCAGAAGATGGGCGAGGCCGCGGTGGCCGCAGCCAAGGCCGTGGGCTACGTGGGCGCGGGCACGGTGGAGTTCATCGTCGAGCAGCCGGGCGGCTACGACCAGCCCGAGGCCATGAAGTTCTATTTCATGGAGATGAACACCCGTCTGCAGGTGGAGCATCCGGTGACCGAGGCCATCACGGGCGAGGACCTGGTGGAATGGCAACTGCGCGTGGCCAGCGGCCAGCCGCTGCCGAAGCGCCAGGACGAGCTGAGGATCACCGGCCATGCCATCGAGGCGCGCATCTGCGCCGAGAACCCCGACAACAACTTCCTGCCCGCCACGGGCCGGCTCGACGTGTACCGCAAGCCCGCCTGCACCAGCTTTGAAAGAAGCATGGTGCGCGTGGACGATGGCGTGCGCGAGGGTGACGCCATCAGCCCGTTCTACGACAGCATGATCGCCAAGCTCATCGTGCATGGCGACACGCGCGAGCAGGCGCTGGCGCGGCTGGACGATGCCCTTGCGCAGACCCACATCGTGGGGCTGGCCACCAACGTGCAGTTCCTGCGCCACGTGGCGGGCAGCGATGCCTTCGCGCGGGCCCGGCTCGATACCGCGCTGATCCAGCGCGAGGAGGCCGTGCTGTTCGGCCAGGAGAAGGTGGGCCTGCCGCTGGCCGCCGCCGCCGCCGTGGCCAGCCAGCTGCAGCGCGAGCAGGCCGGGCAGGGCGCCGACCCGTTCAGCCGCCGCGACGGCTGGCGCTCGCTGATCCCGTGCCGGCGCCGCTTCGAGTTCGACTTCGGCGGCCAGCACGCCAAGGCCTGGCTGACCTACGAGCGGGACGGCGGCTACGGCCTGGAGGTGGGCGAGGGCGAGGCCGCCGTGCACGGGCCGCTGGCCTTCGCGCCGGCGGCGGGCGGCGGCATGGACCTGCAGTACGCGGGCCAGCGCACGCAGGCTGTGGTCCATGCCCAGGGCGAGACCGACCACATCTTCACGCCGCGCGGCGCCACGCGCATCGAGGCGCTGGACCTGCTGGCCCATGCCGGCGAATCCGCCAGCGAGGGCGGGCGCCTGACGGCCCCCATGCCGGGCAAGGTGGTGTCGTTCGCCGTGCAGGCCGGCGACAAGGTGGCCAAGGGCCAGGCCCTGGCGGTGATGGAGGCCATGAAGATGGAGCACACCATCGCCGCGCCCGCCGACGGCGTGGTGGCCGAGCTGCTCTACGCGCCCGGCGACCAGGTGACGGAAGGCGCGGAACTGCTCAGGCTTTCCGCCGCCTGA
- a CDS encoding enoyl-CoA hydratase/isomerase family protein codes for MSALSIRYEGHRATITLTQPEVRNAFSDEVIAEITAAFREVGAREDVRAVVLAAEGPAFCAGANLNWMRRMADYTREENLADAGKLAEMLRVIYECGKPTIARVQGDVYAGGMGLVAACDMAVAADTAGFCLSEVKIGLIPATISPYVIRAMGARAAHRYFLTAERFDAQEALRIGFVHEVVTPDQLDARVDALVKALASGSPNAMRAAKRLVLQVAGREIDAGLIAATVEGIADIRASSEGREGVQSFLQKRKPSWLA; via the coding sequence ATGAGCGCTCTTTCCATACGCTACGAAGGCCACCGCGCCACCATCACCCTGACCCAGCCCGAGGTGCGCAACGCCTTCAGCGACGAGGTCATCGCCGAGATCACCGCCGCCTTCCGCGAGGTGGGCGCACGCGAGGACGTGCGCGCCGTGGTGCTGGCCGCCGAGGGCCCGGCCTTCTGCGCCGGCGCCAACCTGAACTGGATGCGCCGCATGGCCGACTACACGCGCGAGGAGAACCTTGCCGATGCAGGCAAGCTCGCCGAGATGCTGCGCGTGATCTATGAGTGCGGCAAGCCCACGATCGCCCGCGTGCAGGGCGACGTGTATGCCGGCGGCATGGGCCTGGTCGCGGCCTGCGACATGGCGGTCGCCGCGGACACGGCGGGCTTTTGCTTGTCCGAGGTGAAGATCGGCCTGATCCCCGCCACCATTAGCCCCTACGTGATCCGCGCCATGGGCGCGCGCGCGGCGCACCGCTACTTCCTGACCGCCGAGCGCTTCGACGCGCAGGAGGCGCTGCGCATCGGCTTCGTGCACGAGGTGGTGACGCCCGACCAGCTCGATGCCAGGGTGGACGCCCTGGTCAAGGCACTGGCCAGCGGCAGCCCGAACGCCATGCGCGCCGCCAAGCGCCTGGTGCTTCAAGTCGCCGGGCGCGAGATCGACGCCGGCCTGATCGCCGCCACGGTCGAGGGCATCGCCGACATTCGCGCGAGCAGCGAGGGGCGCGAGGGCGTGCAGTCCTTCCTGCAAAAGCGCAAGCCCTCCTGGCTGGCCTGA
- a CDS encoding GMC family oxidoreductase — protein MSTPDTFDYVIVGAGMAGCLLAHRLSEDGRHSVCLLESGPPDRSPFIHIPAGFIKVGYDPRYTWDFETAPGEGTAGRRVTTRLGRTLGGSSAINGFNYTRGTARDYDGWAAQGNPGWSYDEVLPHFRRTERRIGGGDEPHRGHDGLLPITDCDWRHPLCDGFIASAHALGIGPAGDYNLGVQEGAGYYQRWIHKGRRVSAATAFLKPVRARANLQVRTGAHATSVLFEGRRAVGVQVLMQPGNARHTVRARREVILCAGAINSPKLLQLSGVGPADWLHGLGVAPVHVLPGVGRRLQDHFMVRSVVRVQGATTINSTARGWRLGLEIAKWAMGRPSVLAISPSVAYAFAASRPGLDAADLQFHFSPGSYASGIAGRLDGFAGMTLGFYQMRPASHGHVRALSPDPLESPEIQPAYMAREEDRRVVTDGLRLTRRILHAPPLLPYVLRDEAPPAEAVSDEDLLEYARQRGGTAWHFMGTCRMGPAQDASAVVDAQLRVHGLEGLRVADASVMPAMPSGNTGAPTMMIAEKAADMLLRA, from the coding sequence ATGAGCACTCCCGATACCTTCGACTACGTCATCGTGGGCGCCGGCATGGCCGGCTGCCTGCTGGCCCACCGCCTGAGCGAGGACGGGCGCCACAGCGTGTGCCTGCTGGAATCGGGGCCGCCGGACCGCAGCCCCTTCATCCACATCCCGGCCGGCTTCATCAAAGTGGGCTACGACCCGCGCTACACCTGGGACTTCGAGACCGCGCCCGGCGAGGGCACGGCGGGCCGGCGCGTGACCACGCGGCTGGGGCGCACGCTGGGCGGGTCGAGCGCGATCAACGGCTTCAACTACACGCGCGGCACGGCCCGCGACTACGACGGCTGGGCGGCCCAGGGCAACCCGGGCTGGAGCTACGACGAGGTGCTGCCCCACTTCCGGCGCACCGAGCGGCGCATCGGCGGCGGCGACGAGCCGCACCGCGGGCATGACGGCCTGCTGCCCATCACCGACTGCGACTGGCGCCACCCGCTGTGCGATGGCTTCATCGCCAGCGCCCACGCGCTGGGCATAGGCCCGGCGGGCGACTACAACCTGGGCGTGCAGGAGGGCGCGGGGTACTACCAGCGCTGGATCCACAAGGGCCGCCGCGTGAGCGCGGCGACGGCCTTCCTCAAGCCCGTGCGGGCGCGCGCCAACCTGCAGGTGCGCACGGGCGCGCACGCCACCTCGGTCCTGTTCGAAGGCCGCCGCGCCGTGGGCGTGCAGGTGCTCATGCAGCCGGGCAACGCGCGGCATACGGTGCGTGCGCGGCGCGAGGTGATCCTGTGCGCGGGCGCCATCAACAGCCCCAAGCTGCTGCAGCTCTCGGGCGTGGGGCCGGCCGACTGGCTGCACGGCCTGGGCGTGGCGCCGGTGCACGTGCTGCCCGGCGTGGGCCGGCGGCTGCAGGACCACTTCATGGTGCGCTCGGTGGTGCGCGTGCAGGGCGCCACCACTATCAACAGCACGGCGCGCGGCTGGCGCCTGGGGCTGGAGATCGCCAAGTGGGCCATGGGCCGGCCCAGCGTGCTGGCCATCAGCCCGTCGGTGGCCTATGCGTTCGCGGCCTCGCGGCCCGGGCTGGACGCGGCGGACCTGCAGTTCCACTTCTCGCCGGGCAGCTACGCCTCGGGCATCGCGGGCCGGCTCGACGGCTTTGCGGGCATGACGCTGGGCTTCTACCAGATGCGGCCCGCGAGCCACGGCCACGTGCGGGCGCTCTCGCCCGACCCGCTCGAATCGCCGGAGATCCAGCCCGCCTACATGGCGCGCGAGGAAGACCGGCGCGTGGTGACCGACGGCCTGCGGCTCACGCGCCGCATCCTGCACGCGCCCCCGCTGCTGCCCTACGTGCTGCGCGACGAGGCACCGCCCGCCGAGGCAGTGAGCGACGAGGATCTGCTGGAATACGCGCGCCAGCGCGGCGGAACGGCCTGGCACTTCATGGGCACCTGCCGCATGGGGCCGGCGCAGGACGCGTCGGCCGTGGTCGATGCGCAGCTGCGCGTACACGGCCTCGAAGGCCTGCGCGTGGCCGATGCCTCGGTGATGCCGGCCATGCCCTCGGGCAACACCGGCGCCCCCACCATGATGATCGCGGAGAAGGCGGCGGACATGCTGCTGCGGGCGTAG
- a CDS encoding carboxyl transferase domain-containing protein → MILESQLNPRSADFQANAAAMRAVVEDLRQHVERVAQGGGEAARAKHVARGKLLPRERVEMLLDPGTPFLEIAPLAALNMYGNDAPGAGLIAGIGRVSGIDCMVVCNDATVKGGTYYPVTVKKHLRAQEIAEQNHLPCIYLVDSGGANLPNQDEVFPDRDHFGRIFYNQANMSAQGIAQIAVVMGSCTAGGAYVPAMSDETIIVKNQGTIFLGGPPLVKAATGEVVTAEDLGGGDVHTRLSGVADHLAQSDLHALALARAAVANLNRNRPAAPADTAPEAPKYAAEELYGVIPADTRKPFDVREIIARIVDASAFDEFKARYGTTLVCGFARIEGMAVGIVANNGILFSESAQKGAHFIELCCQRKIPLVFLQNITGFMVGRKYENEGIARHGAKMVTAVATANVPKFTVIIGGSFGAGNYGMCGRAYSPRFLWMWPNARISVMGGEQAASVLATVKRDGIELKGGSWSAEEEEAFKAPIRQQYEKQGHPYYATARLWDDGIIDPADTRRVLALALAASRHAPIPDMKFGVFRM, encoded by the coding sequence ATGATCCTCGAATCCCAACTCAACCCGCGTTCGGCCGACTTCCAGGCCAACGCCGCCGCCATGCGCGCCGTGGTGGAAGATCTGCGCCAGCATGTCGAGCGCGTGGCCCAGGGCGGCGGCGAGGCCGCGCGCGCCAAGCACGTGGCGCGCGGCAAGCTGCTGCCGCGCGAGCGCGTGGAGATGCTGCTGGACCCCGGCACGCCGTTCCTGGAGATCGCGCCGCTGGCCGCGCTCAACATGTACGGCAACGACGCGCCCGGCGCCGGCCTGATCGCGGGCATAGGGCGCGTCAGCGGCATCGACTGCATGGTCGTGTGCAACGACGCCACGGTGAAGGGCGGCACCTACTACCCCGTCACCGTCAAGAAGCACCTGCGTGCGCAGGAGATCGCCGAGCAGAACCACCTGCCCTGCATCTACCTGGTCGATTCGGGCGGCGCCAACCTGCCCAACCAGGACGAGGTTTTCCCCGACCGCGACCACTTCGGCCGCATCTTCTACAACCAGGCCAACATGAGCGCGCAGGGCATCGCCCAGATCGCCGTGGTCATGGGCTCCTGCACGGCCGGCGGCGCCTACGTGCCCGCGATGAGCGACGAGACCATCATCGTCAAGAACCAGGGCACCATCTTCCTGGGCGGCCCGCCGCTCGTGAAGGCCGCCACGGGCGAGGTCGTCACGGCCGAGGACCTGGGTGGCGGCGATGTGCACACGCGCCTGTCCGGCGTGGCCGACCACCTGGCGCAAAGCGACCTGCACGCGCTGGCGCTGGCGCGCGCCGCCGTGGCCAATTTGAATAGAAACCGGCCTGCGGCGCCCGCGGATACTGCCCCGGAAGCTCCCAAATATGCAGCGGAGGAGCTCTACGGCGTGATCCCCGCCGACACGCGCAAGCCCTTCGACGTGCGCGAGATCATCGCCCGCATCGTGGACGCCAGCGCGTTCGACGAGTTCAAGGCGCGCTACGGCACTACGCTGGTCTGCGGCTTCGCGCGCATCGAGGGCATGGCCGTGGGCATCGTGGCCAACAACGGCATTCTGTTCAGCGAGAGCGCGCAGAAGGGCGCGCACTTCATCGAGCTGTGCTGCCAGCGCAAGATCCCGCTGGTGTTCCTGCAGAACATCACCGGCTTCATGGTGGGCCGCAAGTACGAGAACGAGGGCATCGCGCGCCACGGCGCCAAGATGGTCACGGCCGTGGCCACGGCCAACGTGCCCAAGTTCACCGTCATCATCGGCGGCAGCTTCGGCGCCGGCAACTATGGCATGTGCGGCCGCGCGTACAGCCCGCGCTTCCTCTGGATGTGGCCCAACGCGCGCATCAGCGTGATGGGCGGCGAGCAGGCGGCCAGCGTGCTGGCCACCGTCAAGCGCGACGGCATCGAGCTCAAGGGCGGCAGCTGGTCCGCCGAGGAGGAGGAAGCCTTCAAGGCCCCCATCCGCCAGCAGTACGAGAAGCAGGGCCACCCCTACTACGCCACGGCCCGCCTGTGGGACGACGGCATCATCGACCCCGCCGACACGCGCCGCGTGCTGGCGCTGGCGCTGGCCGCATCGCGCCACGCGCCCATCCCGGACATGAAGTTCGGCGTGTTCCGCATGTAA
- a CDS encoding AraC family transcriptional regulator ligand-binding domain-containing protein, with translation MTETHRTASRARAPTAATPMAFVQAIVRAYAARGMDASRVLEQAQITPADALDAAARITSQQMEQLSAGAMRELDDEALGWFSRRLPWGSYGMLARASLSAPTLGLALARWCRHHALLTDDVLLHLTSEGGRARLAISEQRDLGGLREFCLVSMLRNALGLSSWFIDSRLPMAAAEFPFAPPPHAPAYAVLFDGPTRFGAAQAAVYFDARYLALPLTRDEAAMRQMLQHALPLMVRQYRRDRLLVQRVRQLLAGAPDAAHNAHALADRLHVSTRTLHRQLKEEGASLQALKDEVRKSRAIELLRRTRRPVKQVAEASGFASEKSFIRAFRGWTGQSPADFRRHGAWPDRSPA, from the coding sequence ATGACCGAAACCCACCGCACCGCATCCCGCGCACGCGCGCCCACGGCCGCCACGCCCATGGCCTTCGTGCAGGCCATCGTGCGCGCCTACGCGGCGCGCGGCATGGATGCGTCGCGGGTCCTGGAGCAGGCACAAATCACGCCAGCCGATGCACTGGACGCCGCGGCCCGCATCACGAGCCAGCAGATGGAGCAGCTCTCCGCCGGCGCCATGCGCGAGCTCGACGACGAGGCCCTGGGCTGGTTCTCGCGCCGCCTGCCCTGGGGCAGCTACGGGATGCTGGCGCGCGCCTCGCTGAGCGCGCCCACGCTGGGGCTGGCGCTGGCGCGCTGGTGCCGCCACCACGCGCTGCTGACGGACGACGTCCTGCTGCACCTGACGAGCGAGGGCGGGCGCGCCCGGCTCGCCATCTCCGAGCAGCGCGACCTGGGCGGCCTGCGCGAGTTCTGCCTAGTGTCCATGCTGCGCAACGCGCTGGGCCTGTCCAGCTGGTTCATCGACTCGCGCTTGCCCATGGCGGCGGCCGAGTTCCCCTTCGCCCCGCCGCCGCATGCGCCGGCCTACGCCGTGCTGTTCGACGGCCCCACGCGCTTCGGGGCCGCCCAGGCGGCCGTGTACTTCGACGCCCGCTACCTGGCGCTGCCGCTCACGCGCGACGAGGCCGCCATGCGCCAGATGCTGCAGCACGCACTGCCGCTCATGGTGCGCCAGTACCGGCGCGACCGCCTGCTAGTGCAGCGCGTGCGCCAGCTGCTGGCCGGCGCGCCCGACGCCGCGCACAACGCCCACGCGCTGGCCGACCGGCTGCACGTCTCCACGCGCACGCTGCACCGCCAGCTCAAGGAGGAAGGCGCGTCGCTGCAGGCGCTCAAGGACGAGGTGCGCAAGAGCCGCGCCATAGAGCTGCTGCGGCGTACCCGCCGCCCCGTCAAGCAGGTGGCCGAGGCCTCGGGCTTCGCGAGCGAGAAGAGCTTCATACGGGCCTTCCGCGGCTGGACGGGACAGTCGCCCGCGGACTTCCGGCGCCATGGCGCATGGCCCGATCGGTCACCTGCATGA
- a CDS encoding DUF4126 domain-containing protein yields the protein MDALWSQIVQWLHRVGLHVDAGTAQAVADGAARATQQLDMPGLLALAAALGWASGVRLYAVVFIVGGMGALGWLALPPALAVLQHPAVLMASGFMLVVEFFADKVPWLDSAWDAVHAFIRVPAGALLAAGVFGASDASMAVAAGLLGGSLSAAALATKMTARAAANTSPEPFSNWGLSFLEDGLVVGVVWLATQHPLAFGLALAVVLLLSALLLVVLFKFLRAVLRRVSSLFSGSAKVA from the coding sequence ATGGACGCCCTCTGGTCCCAGATCGTGCAGTGGCTCCACCGCGTGGGCCTGCACGTCGATGCGGGCACCGCGCAGGCGGTGGCCGACGGGGCCGCGCGCGCCACGCAGCAGCTGGACATGCCCGGCCTGCTGGCCCTGGCCGCGGCCCTGGGCTGGGCCAGCGGCGTGCGGCTGTATGCCGTGGTGTTCATCGTGGGCGGCATGGGCGCCCTGGGGTGGCTGGCGCTGCCGCCGGCCCTGGCGGTGCTGCAGCACCCGGCGGTGCTCATGGCCAGCGGCTTCATGCTGGTGGTGGAGTTCTTCGCCGACAAGGTGCCCTGGCTCGACAGCGCCTGGGACGCCGTGCACGCCTTCATCCGCGTGCCCGCCGGCGCGCTGCTGGCGGCCGGCGTGTTCGGCGCCAGTGACGCCAGCATGGCCGTGGCCGCGGGGCTGCTGGGCGGCTCGCTGTCGGCCGCGGCGCTGGCCACCAAGATGACGGCGCGCGCGGCGGCCAACACCTCGCCCGAGCCGTTCTCCAACTGGGGGCTTTCGTTCCTGGAGGACGGCCTGGTGGTGGGCGTGGTCTGGCTCGCCACGCAGCACCCGCTCGCGTTCGGCCTCGCCCTCGCCGTGGTGCTGCTGCTCTCGGCACTGCTGCTCGTGGTGCTGTTCAAGTTCCTGCGCGCCGTGCTGCGGCGCGTTTCCTCCCTGTTTTCTGGTTCTGCCAAGGTGGCCTGA
- a CDS encoding glutathione S-transferase family protein: MIELYHCVSARSFRPLWMLEELCVPYRLRMLPFPPRVHARQYLEDNPLGTVPLMKDGATRMTESAAMCQYLAARHGDGRLDVAAGDPAHGSYLNWLHMSDATLTFPQTLVLRYTHFEPAERRQPQVAQDYARWFLARLRAVDAAVQQGGFLCAGRFTAADVAVGYALQLAQHLGLAREFPHAVAGYWQRLQERPAFERALQAQHRAALEQGVDPTPSPDLR, from the coding sequence ATGATCGAGCTATACCACTGCGTCAGCGCCCGCTCCTTCCGCCCCCTGTGGATGCTGGAGGAACTGTGCGTCCCCTACCGCCTGCGCATGCTGCCCTTCCCGCCGCGCGTGCATGCGCGGCAGTACCTCGAGGACAACCCGCTGGGCACCGTGCCGCTCATGAAGGATGGGGCCACGCGCATGACCGAGTCGGCCGCCATGTGCCAGTACCTCGCGGCGCGCCATGGCGACGGGCGCCTGGACGTCGCCGCGGGCGACCCGGCCCACGGCAGCTACCTCAACTGGCTGCACATGAGCGATGCGACGCTCACCTTCCCGCAGACGCTGGTGTTGCGCTACACGCACTTCGAGCCCGCCGAGCGCCGCCAGCCCCAGGTGGCGCAGGACTACGCGCGCTGGTTCCTCGCGCGGCTGCGCGCCGTGGACGCGGCCGTGCAGCAGGGCGGGTTCCTGTGCGCCGGCCGCTTCACCGCCGCCGACGTGGCCGTGGGCTATGCGCTGCAGCTCGCGCAGCACCTGGGCCTGGCCAGAGAGTTCCCGCACGCGGTCGCCGGCTACTGGCAGCGGCTGCAGGAGCGCCCGGCCTTCGAGCGCGCGCTGCAGGCGCAGCACCGGGCCGCGCTGGAGCAGGGCGTGGACCCCACGCCGTCACCCGATCTGCGCTAA